A stretch of Deinococcus radiopugnans ATCC 19172 DNA encodes these proteins:
- a CDS encoding xanthine dehydrogenase small subunit: MDSFTVTVNGQPREVQGARPHTTLLNWLRDGGLTGCKEGCAEGECGACAVLVSRPDGRGGTRLESVNACLVMLPAMNGQEVITAEGLGTPNHLHPVQHEMAVRGGSQCGYCTPGFVVSMAAEYYRPERREGEHHAPNGFDIHSLSGNLCRCTGYRPIQDAAHALGTPPESDTIAMLRTRPAPAPQALHLSGPDGDFHRPADLPEALDLLAEHPDATLLAGGTDWGVEVNIRHARAGVTIAVDALDELRELEWHDDHVRIGAGLNLSEIERRLDGRIPLMAEWFPQFASRLIRNSATLGGNLGTASPIGDSPPTLLALDASLILASRGGERDVPLSEFFKGYRQTELRDGELIRAVRIPLPLAPVTGFYKYAKRRFDDISSVAVGIAMELDGNMVGRIRIGLGGVAATPIRALKAEAALIGQPWTERTVREAARLMGQEGTPLSDHRASAEYRAAMLEQALLKFFYEKTEVVGG; encoded by the coding sequence ATGGACAGCTTCACGGTCACAGTCAACGGACAACCCCGCGAGGTGCAGGGCGCGCGGCCCCACACGACGCTGCTGAACTGGCTGCGCGACGGCGGCCTGACCGGCTGCAAGGAGGGCTGCGCCGAAGGCGAATGCGGCGCCTGCGCGGTGCTGGTTTCCCGCCCGGACGGACGCGGCGGCACGCGGCTGGAAAGCGTCAATGCCTGCCTGGTGATGCTGCCGGCCATGAACGGTCAGGAGGTCATCACCGCCGAAGGACTGGGCACTCCGAACCACCTGCACCCTGTCCAGCATGAAATGGCGGTGCGCGGCGGCTCGCAGTGCGGGTACTGCACGCCGGGCTTCGTGGTCAGCATGGCCGCCGAGTACTACCGTCCCGAGCGCCGTGAAGGCGAACACCACGCCCCCAACGGCTTCGACATCCACTCGCTGAGCGGCAACCTGTGCCGCTGCACCGGCTACCGCCCCATCCAGGACGCCGCGCACGCGCTGGGCACGCCGCCGGAGAGTGACACCATCGCCATGCTGCGGACGCGCCCGGCCCCCGCGCCACAGGCCCTGCACCTGTCCGGCCCCGACGGCGACTTTCACCGCCCCGCCGACTTGCCGGAGGCGCTGGACCTGCTGGCCGAACACCCCGACGCCACGCTGCTGGCCGGCGGCACCGACTGGGGCGTGGAGGTCAACATCCGCCACGCACGGGCCGGGGTCACCATTGCAGTGGACGCCCTCGACGAACTGCGCGAACTGGAGTGGCATGACGATCACGTCCGCATTGGCGCGGGCCTGAACCTCTCGGAGATCGAGCGCCGCCTGGACGGGCGCATTCCGTTGATGGCCGAGTGGTTCCCGCAGTTCGCCAGCCGGCTGATCCGCAACAGCGCCACGCTGGGCGGCAACCTGGGCACCGCCTCGCCCATCGGCGACAGCCCGCCCACCCTGCTGGCGCTGGACGCCTCGCTCATACTGGCCTCGCGGGGGGGCGAGCGGGACGTGCCGCTCTCGGAGTTTTTCAAGGGCTACCGCCAGACCGAACTGCGGGACGGCGAGCTGATCCGCGCGGTCAGGATTCCGCTGCCGCTGGCGCCCGTCACTGGGTTCTACAAGTACGCCAAGCGCCGCTTCGACGACATCTCCAGCGTGGCGGTGGGCATTGCGATGGAACTCGACGGCAACATGGTGGGGCGAATTCGCATCGGCCTGGGCGGGGTGGCGGCCACGCCCATCCGCGCCCTGAAAGCCGAGGCCGCCCTGATCGGCCAGCCATGGACGGAGCGCACCGTCCGCGAGGCCGCCCGATTGATGGGCCAGGAGGGTACGCCGCTGAGTGACCACCGCGCCAGCGCCGAATACCGCGCCGCCATGCTGGAACAGGCGCTGCTGAAGTTCTTCTATGAGAAGACGGAAGTGGTTGGTGGGTAG
- a CDS encoding HU family DNA-binding protein produces the protein MLLTMTKKTAKPAAKKPAAKAAPASAKAAPSASNKVAKTQLVEMVADKTGLTKKQSEEAVSAMLDAVVSSIKGGQSVGLPGLGTLSVKDTAARTGVRPGTSEKIQIPAGKKVAFKVASTLKGNL, from the coding sequence ATGCTGCTCACCATGACGAAAAAGACTGCGAAGCCCGCCGCCAAAAAGCCTGCTGCCAAAGCTGCTCCTGCCAGCGCCAAGGCCGCCCCCAGCGCCAGCAACAAGGTCGCCAAGACCCAGCTGGTGGAAATGGTCGCCGACAAGACCGGCCTGACCAAGAAGCAGAGCGAGGAAGCCGTCAGCGCCATGCTGGACGCCGTGGTCAGCTCGATCAAGGGCGGCCAGAGCGTCGGCCTGCCCGGCCTGGGCACCCTGAGCGTCAAGGACACCGCCGCCCGCACCGGCGTGCGCCCCGGCACCAGCGAGAAGATCCAGATTCCCGCCGGCAAGAAGGTGGCCTTCAAGGTCGCCAGCACCCTCAAAGGCAACCTCTAA
- the guaD gene encoding guanine deaminase — protein MTPTLYRAAFMHTPFNAFQNEGALHVQQDGGLLVNGGTILASGEFSALRAAHPTARVTELRGGVLLPGFIDTHVHYPQVRIIGGLGRPLLDWLEHVTLPEEARLSDSAYARAVAQDFLHGLRCNGTTTALVFGSHFKGAMDIFFEEAAQTGLRTVAGQVVSDRLLRPELHTTPELAYAEGKALIERWHGVGRARYAVTPRFSLSASEGILEACAALMTEFPDVHFTSHINENVAEVQTVRELFPGHLDYLDTYERAGLLGRRGVLAHSVHTTDRELGQMAAHRCSAAHCPCSNSALGSGLFPLRRHLNAGVHVALGTDVGGGTGFSMLKEGLQAYFMQQLQGRDGLPLTPAHLLYLSTRAGAEALDLHDQIGDFSAGKAFDAVWLRPPAGSTLAAILNHAGSPSETLAALFANGTQADVAQVWVGGEEVYARPADPLRDESGKQSPVLAS, from the coding sequence ATGACCCCCACCCTGTACCGCGCCGCCTTCATGCACACGCCCTTCAACGCCTTCCAGAACGAGGGCGCCCTGCACGTTCAGCAGGACGGCGGGCTGCTGGTGAACGGCGGCACCATCCTCGCGAGCGGCGAGTTCTCGGCGCTGCGCGCCGCCCATCCGACGGCCCGCGTGACCGAGCTGCGCGGCGGCGTGCTGCTGCCCGGCTTCATCGACACGCACGTGCATTACCCGCAGGTGCGCATCATCGGCGGGCTGGGCCGCCCGCTGCTGGACTGGCTCGAACACGTCACGCTGCCGGAAGAGGCGCGGCTGAGCGACAGCGCCTACGCCCGCGCCGTGGCCCAGGATTTCCTGCACGGTCTGCGCTGCAACGGCACCACCACGGCGCTGGTCTTCGGCTCGCACTTCAAGGGGGCAATGGACATCTTTTTCGAGGAGGCCGCGCAGACCGGGCTGCGAACCGTGGCCGGACAGGTGGTCAGTGACCGGCTGCTGCGCCCCGAACTGCACACCACCCCGGAGCTGGCCTACGCCGAGGGCAAAGCGCTGATTGAGCGCTGGCACGGGGTGGGCCGCGCCCGCTACGCCGTGACGCCGCGCTTCAGCCTGTCGGCCAGTGAGGGCATCCTGGAGGCCTGCGCCGCGTTGATGACCGAATTTCCGGACGTGCACTTCACCAGCCACATCAACGAGAACGTGGCGGAGGTGCAGACGGTGCGCGAGCTGTTTCCCGGCCACCTGGATTACCTGGACACCTACGAGCGTGCCGGGCTGCTGGGCCGCCGGGGGGTGCTGGCGCACAGCGTCCACACCACCGACCGCGAACTGGGGCAGATGGCCGCGCACCGGTGCAGCGCCGCGCACTGTCCGTGCAGCAACTCGGCGCTGGGCAGCGGGCTGTTTCCCCTGAGGCGCCACCTGAACGCCGGGGTGCATGTGGCCCTGGGCACCGACGTGGGCGGTGGCACCGGCTTCTCGATGCTCAAGGAAGGCTTGCAGGCGTACTTCATGCAGCAGCTTCAGGGCCGTGATGGCCTGCCGCTGACGCCCGCGCACCTGCTGTACCTGTCCACGCGGGCGGGGGCCGAGGCGCTGGATCTACACGATCAAATTGGGGACTTCAGTGCCGGCAAGGCCTTCGACGCCGTGTGGTTGCGTCCGCCTGCGGGCAGTACGCTGGCCGCGATTCTGAACCACGCTGGCAGCCCCTCCGAGACGCTGGCCGCCCTGTTCGCTAACGGCACCCAGGCCGACGTGGCCCAGGTGTGGGTGGGCGGCGAAGAGGTGTACGCGCGTCCTGCCGATCCCCTGCGCGACGAGTCGGGAAAACAATCGCCTGTCCTGGCGTCTTAA
- the xdhC gene encoding xanthine dehydrogenase accessory protein XdhC, translated as MNWLSAVQHLHDTATPGVLVTVAAVRGHAPREAGAKMVVSLETSWDSVGGGNLEATATERARAMLTVSATAPELLTLRLTDAASNEHGRQCCGGEVTLLLEPLQTVRPHVAIFGVGHVGLELGLILSRLPLNLHLVDSRAAQLTPERLAPLQGGAARTEIHHSPIPEMTLHELPPGSHILILTHDHAEDAALCDAALRRPELGFIGLIGSAVKWIRFQDQLRREGHTDADLARITTPIGLPGIVGKTPAVIAVGVAAQLVQRLEADGAATLHPLSSASQSAQHRPAQHQTPQRQP; from the coding sequence ATGAACTGGCTTTCCGCCGTCCAGCACCTGCACGACACCGCCACTCCCGGCGTGCTGGTGACCGTCGCCGCCGTGCGGGGTCACGCGCCGCGCGAGGCGGGGGCCAAGATGGTGGTCAGCTTGGAAACGAGCTGGGACAGCGTGGGCGGTGGCAACCTGGAGGCCACTGCCACCGAGCGGGCGCGGGCCATGCTCACGGTGTCGGCGACGGCGCCGGAACTGCTGACGCTGCGCCTGACCGACGCGGCCAGCAACGAACATGGCCGCCAGTGCTGCGGCGGCGAGGTCACCCTGCTGCTCGAACCCCTTCAGACGGTGCGCCCGCACGTCGCCATCTTCGGCGTCGGGCACGTGGGGCTGGAGCTGGGGCTGATCCTCTCCAGGCTGCCGCTGAACCTGCATCTGGTGGATTCGCGGGCCGCGCAACTGACCCCCGAACGGCTGGCCCCGTTGCAGGGCGGCGCGGCGAGAACCGAAATTCACCACTCGCCCATTCCCGAAATGACGCTGCACGAGCTGCCGCCTGGCTCGCACATCCTGATCCTGACCCATGACCACGCCGAGGACGCCGCCCTGTGCGACGCGGCGCTGCGGCGGCCTGAATTGGGCTTCATCGGGCTGATCGGCTCGGCGGTCAAGTGGATTCGCTTTCAGGATCAGCTGCGGCGCGAGGGCCACACCGACGCAGACCTAGCCCGCATCACCACCCCCATCGGGCTGCCGGGCATCGTCGGCAAGACGCCCGCCGTGATCGCCGTGGGCGTGGCCGCGCAGCTCGTGCAGCGGCTGGAAGCCGACGGGGCGGCCACCCTCCACCCCCTTTCTTCCGCATCCCAGTCGGCCCAACACCGGCCAGCCCAACACCAGACCCCCCAGAGGCAACCATGA
- a CDS encoding long-chain fatty acid--CoA ligase yields MTQHSPATTAAPSQSQGHYWPPFKPRTLTLPQTGIMHNLRVSAERYPDKVALWHYGRELTYRELHDQATRLAGHLAAQGVGKGDRVALWMQNSPAWVIGAFAAWQLGAVVVPLAPMLQAREFGFFLQDAGIRVGVVGAELYEKAKQAGLQHAVVANVMRGTDAGAAGVPLPEGLDVEAAPQDGDVTLEDALQADPAPAADVSSDDLCVMPYTSGTTGLPKGCMHTHRSVQANVFGAGVWVDGNLEDVFLAALPYFHVTGFVNSLLTGLTNGARIVIMSRWDRDVARTLIREQGVTLWTNTPTMVIDMMASPNFDPADLRSLRNVTGGGASLPASVGQKLLDATGILFLEGYGLSETMAQSHSNPKGRQKLQCLGVPLFNVDSRIIDLDTGQELPAGQIGEIVIRGPQVMQGYWNRPEATAEAFMDIDGQPFFRSGDLGYMDEEGYFFFTDRLKRMVNVSGMKVWPAEVENKLHAHPAVQEACVISVPDERSGERARALIVLKPGATATGEDIEKWAREQMASYKVPRDYEFVDSLPRSPTGKVAWRPLQEAARAAMASG; encoded by the coding sequence ATGACCCAGCACTCTCCCGCAACCACGGCAGCCCCTTCCCAGAGCCAGGGCCACTACTGGCCGCCCTTCAAACCCCGCACCCTGACCCTGCCGCAGACCGGCATCATGCATAACCTGCGCGTCAGTGCCGAGCGCTATCCCGACAAGGTGGCGCTGTGGCACTACGGGCGAGAGCTGACCTACCGCGAACTGCACGACCAGGCCACCCGTCTGGCCGGGCATCTGGCCGCCCAGGGCGTGGGCAAGGGCGACCGGGTGGCGCTGTGGATGCAGAACAGCCCCGCGTGGGTGATCGGCGCCTTCGCCGCGTGGCAGCTGGGGGCGGTGGTGGTGCCGCTGGCCCCGATGCTTCAGGCGCGTGAGTTTGGCTTCTTCCTGCAAGACGCGGGCATCCGGGTGGGCGTTGTGGGGGCAGAGCTGTACGAGAAGGCCAAACAGGCCGGGCTGCAGCACGCCGTCGTGGCGAACGTGATGCGCGGCACCGACGCGGGCGCGGCCGGCGTCCCGCTGCCCGAGGGACTGGACGTGGAGGCTGCGCCGCAGGACGGCGACGTCACCCTGGAAGACGCGCTGCAGGCGGACCCCGCTCCCGCCGCCGACGTGTCCTCGGACGATCTGTGCGTGATGCCCTACACCAGCGGCACCACCGGGCTGCCCAAGGGCTGCATGCACACGCACCGCAGCGTGCAGGCCAACGTGTTCGGCGCGGGCGTGTGGGTGGACGGCAACCTGGAAGACGTCTTCCTGGCCGCGCTGCCGTACTTTCATGTCACCGGTTTCGTCAACAGCCTGCTGACCGGCCTGACCAACGGCGCCAGGATCGTGATCATGTCGCGCTGGGACCGCGACGTGGCCCGCACGCTGATCCGCGAGCAGGGCGTGACGCTGTGGACCAACACGCCCACCATGGTGATCGACATGATGGCCTCGCCGAACTTCGATCCGGCGGATCTGAGAAGTTTGCGCAACGTCACCGGGGGCGGGGCCAGCCTGCCCGCCTCCGTGGGCCAGAAACTGCTGGACGCCACCGGCATCCTGTTTCTGGAAGGCTACGGCCTGTCCGAGACCATGGCGCAGTCACACAGCAATCCCAAGGGCCGCCAGAAGCTGCAGTGCCTGGGCGTGCCGCTGTTCAACGTCGATTCGCGCATCATTGACCTGGACACCGGGCAGGAACTGCCTGCAGGCCAGATCGGCGAGATCGTCATTCGCGGTCCGCAGGTCATGCAGGGCTACTGGAACCGCCCGGAAGCCACCGCCGAGGCCTTCATGGACATCGACGGCCAGCCGTTCTTCCGCAGCGGCGACCTGGGCTATATGGACGAGGAGGGGTATTTCTTCTTCACGGACCGGCTCAAGCGCATGGTGAACGTGTCGGGCATGAAGGTCTGGCCCGCCGAGGTGGAAAACAAACTGCACGCCCACCCCGCCGTGCAGGAAGCCTGCGTGATCAGCGTGCCGGACGAGCGCAGCGGCGAGCGTGCCCGCGCCCTGATCGTGCTGAAGCCTGGAGCCACCGCCACCGGCGAGGACATCGAGAAATGGGCGCGTGAGCAGATGGCCAGCTACAAGGTGCCGCGCGACTATGAGTTCGTGGACAGCCTGCCGCGCAGCCCCACCGGGAAGGTGGCGTGGCGGCCCCTGCAGGAAGCGGCGCGGGCCGCGATGGCCAGCGGCTGA
- a CDS encoding NCS2 family permease, with the protein MSDPAAPRPAAPLAPLSGLDRYFGISAQNSSVTQEMRAGLTTFLTMSYILFVNPQVLSTAINVPNAFVQLLMTTAIAAAFGSLVMGVVAKYPFAQAPGMGLNAFFAFTVVQGMGVPWQTALGAVFISGVLFVLLSVLGARQAIVQAIPNSLKFAITGGIGAFLAFLGLKNAGIVIANPATLVGMGSFASPTVWLACVGVILTAALMARRVTGAILYGILATTVLGIVTGAAVYAGGPEGALRAFPGFDGSFLGIFGTPVWPGALVGQMDIVGALGLGLLSVVFTFFFVDFFDATGTLTGLSQRAGFIDAQGNMPRARRLFSMDGLAAMFGAFMGTSTTTAYVESAAGVGEGGRTGLTAVTVAVLFLLSMFLWPLASAIPGAATAPALILVGALMMDGVRHIDWDDIADSLPAFLTIITMPLTFSIANGVSLGVISYCAIKLLSGRAKEVSPILYVVGALLLARYIWLNEG; encoded by the coding sequence ATGTCTGATCCAGCCGCACCCCGCCCCGCTGCCCCCCTCGCCCCGCTGTCGGGCCTGGACCGCTACTTCGGGATCAGCGCCCAGAACTCCAGCGTCACGCAGGAGATGCGCGCGGGCCTGACCACCTTCCTGACCATGAGCTACATCCTGTTCGTCAACCCGCAGGTGCTGTCCACGGCGATCAACGTGCCCAACGCCTTCGTGCAGCTGCTGATGACCACGGCGATTGCGGCGGCCTTCGGTTCGCTGGTCATGGGCGTGGTGGCCAAGTACCCCTTCGCGCAGGCGCCGGGCATGGGCCTGAATGCGTTCTTCGCCTTCACGGTGGTACAGGGCATGGGCGTGCCGTGGCAGACGGCGCTGGGGGCGGTGTTCATCAGCGGCGTGCTGTTCGTGCTGCTGAGCGTGCTGGGGGCGCGGCAGGCCATCGTGCAGGCCATTCCCAACTCGCTGAAGTTTGCCATCACCGGGGGCATCGGGGCGTTCCTGGCGTTTCTGGGCCTCAAGAACGCGGGCATCGTGATTGCCAACCCGGCGACGCTGGTGGGCATGGGCTCGTTCGCCTCGCCGACGGTGTGGCTGGCGTGCGTCGGCGTGATCCTGACCGCCGCGCTGATGGCCCGCCGGGTCACCGGAGCCATCCTGTACGGCATCCTGGCGACCACGGTGCTGGGCATCGTGACCGGGGCCGCCGTGTACGCGGGTGGGCCGGAGGGCGCGCTGCGTGCCTTCCCCGGCTTCGATGGCTCGTTCCTGGGCATTTTCGGCACGCCGGTCTGGCCGGGCGCGCTTGTGGGCCAGATGGACATCGTGGGCGCGCTGGGCCTGGGCCTGCTGAGCGTGGTCTTTACCTTCTTCTTCGTGGACTTCTTCGACGCCACCGGCACCCTGACCGGGCTGTCGCAGCGCGCGGGTTTCATTGACGCGCAGGGCAACATGCCGCGTGCCCGCCGCCTGTTCTCGATGGACGGCCTGGCCGCCATGTTCGGCGCGTTCATGGGCACGTCGACCACCACTGCCTACGTGGAATCCGCCGCCGGCGTCGGCGAGGGCGGCCGCACCGGCCTGACCGCCGTGACGGTGGCGGTGCTGTTCTTGCTGAGCATGTTCCTGTGGCCGCTGGCCTCGGCCATTCCCGGCGCCGCCACCGCCCCCGCCCTGATCCTGGTGGGCGCCCTGATGATGGACGGCGTGCGCCACATCGACTGGGACGACATCGCCGACAGTCTGCCAGCCTTCCTGACCATCATCACCATGCCGCTGACCTTTTCCATCGCCAACGGCGTGAGCCTGGGCGTCATCAGCTACTGCGCCATCAAGCTGCTCAGCGGCCGGGCCAAAGAAGTCAGTCCTATTCTGTATGTGGTGGGCGCCCTGCTGCTGGCCCGCTACATCTGGCTGAACGAGGGCTAG
- the xdhB gene encoding xanthine dehydrogenase molybdopterin binding subunit, giving the protein MTSLHERPHNGAVGDAVPHESASAHVTGHALYTDDLGVRLSNLLHAWPVQAPHAHARVTRLDYSQALNVSGVVRVLTAADVPGANDAGVKGDEPLFPTEVMYHGHPVCWVLGDSIDAARLGAQAVEVEYEPLPSLVSIHDAIAAESFQGAQSTLRRGDIVLGFEGAAHTFEGEFEFGGQEHFYLETNAALAYVDEGGQVFIQSSTQHPSETQEIAAHVLGLEAAQVTVQCLRMGGGFGGKEMQPHGYAAIAALGSVLTGRPVRLRLNRTQDITMTGKRHPFHAKWKVAFDADGRLHALQATLTSDGGWSLDLSEPVMARALCHIDNAYHIPHVEVHGRIAKTNKTSQTAFRGFGGPQGMLIIEDILGRCAPLLGLEAHALRRLNFYQPGEATPYGQPVRHAERLEDLWAQLMVSSAFEARYAEINAFNGAHPHTKRGLAITPVKFGISFNFTAYNQAGALVHVYKDGSVLINHGGTEMGQGLHTKMIQVAATALGVPVGWVRLAPTRTDKVPNTSATAASSGADLNGGAIKNACEQIKERLSAVAAGALGVHPNDVRFEQGLVYPLGHPDKGMDFKRLVHDAYHLRTQLWAAGYYRTPGLHWDRVAMQGEPFKYFAYGAAVAEVEVDGFSGLYRTRRVDILQDVGDSLSPLVDLGQVEGGFVQGAGWLTLEELRWDESDGPNRGRLSTQAASTYKLPSFSEMPEVFNVALMERATETGVVYGSKAVGEPPLMLGISVREALRQAAAAFGPAGRAQELASPATPEAVFWALDGARQSAGELVAADD; this is encoded by the coding sequence ATGACCAGCCTGCATGAACGCCCCCACAACGGCGCCGTCGGCGACGCCGTGCCGCACGAGAGCGCGTCGGCGCACGTCACCGGACACGCGCTGTACACCGACGATCTGGGCGTCCGGCTGTCCAACCTGTTGCACGCGTGGCCGGTGCAGGCCCCGCACGCCCACGCCCGCGTGACCCGCCTGGATTATTCGCAGGCCCTCAACGTGAGCGGCGTGGTGCGCGTGCTGACCGCCGCCGACGTGCCGGGCGCCAACGACGCCGGGGTCAAGGGCGACGAGCCGCTGTTTCCCACGGAAGTGATGTACCACGGCCACCCGGTCTGCTGGGTGCTGGGCGACAGCATCGACGCGGCCCGGCTGGGCGCGCAGGCGGTGGAGGTCGAGTACGAACCACTGCCCTCGCTCGTCTCCATTCACGACGCCATCGCCGCCGAGTCGTTCCAGGGCGCGCAGTCCACCCTGCGGCGCGGCGACATCGTGCTGGGCTTTGAAGGCGCGGCCCACACCTTCGAGGGCGAATTCGAGTTCGGCGGGCAGGAACATTTCTACCTGGAAACCAACGCGGCGCTGGCCTACGTCGACGAGGGGGGGCAGGTCTTTATCCAGTCCAGCACCCAGCACCCCAGCGAGACGCAGGAGATCGCGGCGCACGTGCTGGGCCTGGAGGCCGCGCAGGTCACCGTGCAATGCCTGCGCATGGGCGGCGGCTTCGGCGGCAAGGAAATGCAGCCGCACGGCTACGCCGCGATTGCCGCCCTGGGCAGCGTCCTGACCGGACGCCCGGTGCGGCTGCGCCTGAACCGCACCCAGGACATCACCATGACCGGCAAGCGTCACCCCTTCCACGCGAAGTGGAAAGTGGCGTTCGACGCGGACGGCCGGTTGCATGCCCTGCAGGCCACCCTCACCAGCGACGGCGGCTGGAGCCTGGATCTCTCCGAACCGGTGATGGCGCGGGCGCTGTGCCACATCGACAACGCCTACCACATCCCGCACGTGGAGGTTCACGGGCGCATCGCCAAGACGAACAAGACCTCCCAGACCGCCTTCCGGGGCTTCGGCGGGCCGCAGGGCATGCTGATCATTGAGGACATCCTGGGCCGCTGCGCGCCGCTGCTGGGCCTGGAAGCGCATGCGCTGCGCCGCCTGAACTTCTACCAGCCCGGCGAGGCCACCCCCTACGGCCAGCCGGTGCGCCACGCCGAACGCCTGGAAGACCTGTGGGCGCAGCTGATGGTCAGCAGCGCCTTCGAGGCCCGGTACGCGGAGATCAACGCCTTCAACGGCGCGCACCCGCATACCAAGCGCGGGCTGGCGATCACGCCGGTCAAGTTCGGGATCTCGTTCAACTTCACCGCCTACAACCAGGCGGGCGCGCTGGTGCACGTCTACAAGGACGGCAGCGTGCTGATCAACCACGGCGGCACCGAGATGGGCCAGGGCCTGCACACCAAGATGATTCAGGTGGCCGCCACGGCGCTGGGCGTGCCGGTGGGCTGGGTGCGGCTGGCCCCCACCCGCACCGACAAGGTGCCCAACACCAGCGCCACCGCCGCCAGCAGCGGCGCGGATCTGAACGGCGGCGCGATCAAGAACGCCTGCGAGCAGATCAAGGAACGCCTCTCGGCAGTGGCTGCCGGGGCGCTGGGCGTGCATCCCAATGACGTGCGCTTCGAGCAGGGCCTCGTTTATCCGCTGGGCCACCCCGACAAGGGCATGGATTTCAAGCGGCTCGTCCACGACGCCTACCATCTGCGGACGCAGCTGTGGGCCGCGGGCTACTACCGCACGCCGGGCCTGCACTGGGACCGCGTGGCGATGCAGGGCGAACCCTTCAAGTATTTCGCCTACGGAGCCGCCGTGGCCGAGGTGGAGGTGGACGGCTTTTCCGGGCTGTACCGCACCCGCCGGGTGGACATCCTTCAGGACGTGGGCGACAGCCTCTCGCCGCTGGTGGATCTCGGGCAGGTGGAGGGCGGCTTCGTGCAGGGCGCGGGCTGGCTGACCCTGGAAGAGTTGCGCTGGGACGAGTCCGACGGCCCCAACCGGGGACGCCTGTCCACCCAGGCCGCCAGCACCTACAAGCTGCCCAGCTTCAGCGAGATGCCGGAGGTGTTCAACGTCGCCCTGATGGAGCGGGCCACCGAGACCGGCGTGGTGTACGGCTCCAAGGCCGTGGGCGAGCCGCCCCTGATGCTGGGCATCAGCGTCCGCGAGGCGCTGCGTCAGGCCGCCGCCGCCTTTGGCCCGGCTGGACGGGCGCAGGAGTTGGCCTCGCCCGCCACCCCCGAGGCCGTCTTCTGGGCACTGGACGGGGCGCGGCAGTCGGCCGGGGAACTGGTGGCAGCGGATGACTAG